From [Flavobacterium] thermophilum:
CGACGGCGAAAAGCGACGAGTGGGACATCGTCGTGGCGGGTCAGCGCGTGCAAGTGATCAAAGACACGGAAGCTGGCGGCAAAGGAACGCTGCAGTTTGGCACGGAAGTCGTCCATGCGGCTGATGGTTCGATCGCGGCGTTGCTCGGCGCGTCGCCAGGGGCATCGACGGCGGTTCATGTCATGCTTGAAGTGATGGAGAAGTGCTTCCCAGAACGGATGAACGAATGGCGGGCGAAAGTGAAAGAGATGATTCCGTCTTACGGCGAGTCGTTGATGAAAAACGAAGCGCTGTTGCGGCAAGTGCAAGCGTCTACAGCGGAAGCGCTCGGATTGAACGGCCACTTTGCGATGCAGTTGGCGTAGGCCATAGGTCTTAGCAATGGAAAGGAAAGCCGAGAGTCCGTTGCTTAGAAGGAGCAGCCGCCTGGAAATGAAGGGCGGCTGTTTTTCTATTTCGTTTGCCGCTTGGTGTCGGAATGAAAGGGGCCTTGCCCTGTGGTTTTCAGATGCACGGCGGGGCGCAATCAAGTATACTGGAAAACAAAGACGTGAATGGAATAGCAATGGATCATCGAGGCTTGTTGAGACGATCTTGCGCTGCGGCCGCTGTTATCTTCCATGGAGAAGCAGTTGAAGGGGGTGAGGCTATGACGAGATGGGTGTCCTATTCAGAAAAGCGGCAGTTCTTAACAACGTTTTTGCAGCAGCATCGTTTGAAGCATCCCGATGCCCGATTTGTGCTGCAATACTTGCTTCAACACCCCCATTTGCTTGAGAACGTCCATTTTACGGAAACCGAGCAAAAGCAGGCGCGGTGGCTGATCATTTCGACTGCGATGGCGGAAGAGGAAGGGCTCGTCTTTTATCGGCGCGGTCAAAAAAGCACGAGTCTTGCCTCGATTATGGGCGATTTGGCGCTGCATCCGAACGAGCCGCTCTATTTGACGCTCCATTTTCCAGGAAAGGCAAGGAATTTTTCGTACCTTCGGCTTATTGATCACCAAGCGTTTGAAAATGTCAGACGGCACGAGCGGCATGAGAAAATGGCGAAGGCGGCCGAGCAAGTGTTGGATGAGGCGCTGAAACGTCATGAACTGTCGGTGTTGAAAATGCAAATTGACCAGGCGCTTGACCGAAAAGATATGGCGTTGTTTCAACAGCTGACGGAACAGTTGAAAAAATACGAAGGACAAAACAGCTAAACGGGCTGCGGGCCTGCATGGGGCAAGCCCGCAGCCGGCGCTGGCCGCTGAACGCGGCAGTTGGGCATCGGGTGGGAGTGCTAGTGTTGCACCGTGCGGCAGCGTCAGGAAAGCGGGATGATGGCCTCGGCGACGTTGTAGTCGAACGAATCAAGTTCGGTCGGGCGGCCGAGCACAAGCTTGGCAAGCTCTGCGCCTAAATATGGCCCGACGGTGAGCCCGGAAGAGCCAAGGCCGTTGGCTGCGTAAAGTCCGGTAAAACCGGGAAGCGACCCGAAGACAGGGAGAAATCCAGGCGTGCGCGGGCGAAACCCGACCCGTGTTTCCACGTAGGTGCACGCCGACAGCCCTGGCGCGACGGCGAGCGCTTTGTCCAGTATTTCGTGGATGCCGCCGGCGGTGGCGCGGACATCCATCCCCGCTTCATCTTCATGGGTCGTTCCGATGATGATTCGCCCTCTAGGGAAGGCGAGCATATACTGATTGTTCGGCGGCATGACGACCGGCCATCGGCCAGTCTCGCCTGCCAACCATTCGAGATGAACGATTTGTCCTTTTTGTGGAGTGACGGCAAACCGAA
This genomic window contains:
- a CDS encoding Uncharacterized conserved protein; its protein translation is MTRWVSYSEKRQFLTTFLQQHRLKHPDARFVLQYLLQHPHLLENVHFTETEQKQARWLIISTAMAEEEGLVFYRRGQKSTSLASIMGDLALHPNEPLYLTLHFPGKARNFSYLRLIDHQAFENVRRHERHEKMAKAAEQVLDEALKRHELSVLKMQIDQALDRKDMALFQQLTEQLKKYEGQNS